Proteins found in one Tsukamurella paurometabola DSM 20162 genomic segment:
- a CDS encoding NAD(P)H-dependent flavin oxidoreductase, producing MLTTRFTETFGIEHPVVCGGMTGVGTADLIGAVANAGALGFITALTQPSPQALADEIARCREVTDKPFGVNLTILPTIDPIPYDEYRAAIIDSGVKIVETAGSNPAPHLPAFHDAGVKVIHKAVSVRHAKKAQQLGVDAVSIDGFECAGHPGDDDIPGLVLIPAAAHEIDIPLIASGGIATGAGLVAALALGADAVNMGTRFMATDEAPIHPNVKDQIVANSELDTRLVFREFHNTARVVRNSVSDEIAEISARPGATFEDIAALASGKRAREQVYAEGDVEGGMWWASQAQGLIREVASCQAVVDAIMAEAREIITGRLTKTVG from the coding sequence ATGCTGACTACGAGATTCACCGAGACCTTCGGCATCGAACACCCCGTCGTCTGCGGCGGTATGACGGGCGTGGGTACAGCCGACCTGATCGGTGCGGTGGCCAACGCCGGCGCTTTGGGCTTCATCACCGCGCTCACGCAGCCCTCACCGCAGGCGCTCGCCGACGAGATCGCGCGCTGCCGGGAGGTCACCGACAAGCCGTTCGGCGTGAACCTCACGATCCTGCCGACGATCGATCCGATCCCCTACGACGAATACCGCGCCGCGATCATCGACAGCGGCGTGAAGATCGTGGAGACGGCGGGCAGCAACCCCGCCCCGCACCTGCCCGCATTCCACGACGCCGGCGTGAAGGTGATTCACAAGGCGGTCAGTGTGCGGCACGCCAAGAAGGCGCAGCAGCTCGGCGTGGATGCGGTCAGCATCGACGGCTTCGAGTGTGCGGGCCATCCGGGCGACGACGACATCCCCGGCCTGGTACTGATCCCGGCCGCCGCGCACGAGATCGACATCCCGCTCATCGCCAGCGGCGGCATCGCGACCGGCGCCGGACTGGTGGCCGCGCTCGCTCTGGGCGCAGATGCGGTGAACATGGGCACCCGGTTCATGGCCACCGATGAGGCACCGATCCACCCCAACGTGAAGGATCAGATCGTCGCGAACAGTGAGCTGGACACCCGGCTGGTGTTCCGCGAGTTCCACAACACCGCCCGTGTGGTGCGCAATTCGGTGTCCGACGAGATCGCCGAGATCTCGGCACGGCCCGGCGCCACATTCGAGGACATCGCGGCGCTCGCGAGCGGCAAGCGGGCCCGCGAGCAGGTCTACGCCGAGGGCGATGTCGAGGGCGGTATGTGGTGGGCCTCCCAGGCACAGGGACTGATCCGCGAGGTCGCGAGTTGCCAGGCGGTGGTCGACGCGATCATGGCCGAGGCCCGCGAGATCATCACCGGCCGGCTCACGA
- a CDS encoding GntR family transcriptional regulator, translating to MISDGPVPKHEQLRSLLEKRCAAELAPGSALPSERHLCDEYGVSRITVREALRQLVADGTLVRIRGKGTFVADHPARSRLHLASFHEDMRRLGRVPSTTVLLTELRVPPPSTISALGLRAADRAFHIKRLRLADGVPISVDDAWYPEYVAPGLAEHELTQSIYQLLRAEYERAIDHAEQSIGATAADGELASLLEVPAGAPLLAFDRVAFSGTVRVEHCYSWYRSDRYQVQMTVTDPG from the coding sequence ATGATCTCGGACGGTCCGGTACCCAAACACGAGCAGCTGCGCTCCCTCCTCGAGAAGCGCTGTGCGGCAGAGCTCGCCCCCGGATCCGCCCTGCCCAGTGAGCGGCATCTGTGCGACGAATACGGGGTCTCGCGGATCACCGTCCGGGAGGCGCTCCGGCAGCTGGTCGCAGACGGAACACTGGTGCGAATCCGCGGTAAGGGCACCTTCGTCGCCGATCACCCCGCCCGGTCCCGGCTGCATCTGGCGTCGTTCCACGAGGACATGCGCCGGCTGGGCCGCGTGCCGTCCACGACGGTGCTGCTGACCGAACTGCGGGTGCCGCCACCGTCGACCATATCGGCGCTGGGGCTGCGCGCCGCCGATCGCGCCTTCCACATCAAGCGCCTGCGCCTGGCCGACGGCGTGCCGATCTCGGTCGACGACGCCTGGTATCCCGAGTACGTCGCGCCCGGTCTCGCCGAACACGAACTGACGCAGTCGATCTACCAGTTGCTCCGCGCCGAGTACGAGCGGGCCATCGATCACGCCGAGCAATCGATCGGGGCGACCGCGGCCGACGGTGAGCTGGCCAGTCTGCTGGAGGTTCCCGCCGGGGCGCCGTTGTTGGCCTTCGACCGGGTCGCCTTCTCCGGCACGGTCCGCGTGGAGCACTGCTACTCCTGGTACCGATCCGACCGCTATCAGGTACAGATGACGGTCACCGACCCCGGCTGA
- a CDS encoding alpha-ketoglutarate-dependent dioxygenase AlkB: MQDSLFDVAGHRRDLGDGAWLDVRTGWQSDPDGLFSALARDVPWVAERRRMYDRTLPVPRLLRYYDSGVALPHPALAAAMAELTEMYWDDLHEPFTSVGLCLYRDGADSVAWHGDTIGRGATHDTVVAIVSLGAARPFLMRPRGGGASTRLTVGHGDLLSMGGSAQRTWEHAVPKVPAAGPRISVQFRAAGVR, encoded by the coding sequence ATGCAGGATTCGCTGTTCGACGTGGCCGGGCATCGCCGAGACCTGGGCGACGGTGCCTGGCTCGACGTGCGCACCGGGTGGCAGTCCGATCCGGACGGGTTGTTCTCCGCGCTCGCTCGCGATGTGCCCTGGGTCGCGGAGCGCCGTCGCATGTACGACCGCACGCTTCCGGTACCGCGGCTCCTGCGCTACTACGACAGCGGAGTGGCGCTGCCGCATCCGGCGCTGGCAGCCGCGATGGCGGAGTTGACGGAGATGTACTGGGACGATCTGCACGAACCCTTCACGTCGGTGGGGCTGTGCCTGTACCGGGATGGCGCGGACTCGGTGGCCTGGCATGGCGACACCATCGGACGGGGCGCCACGCACGACACCGTGGTCGCGATCGTCTCGCTCGGTGCGGCCCGCCCGTTCCTGATGCGCCCACGCGGTGGCGGGGCGTCCACCCGGCTCACCGTCGGCCACGGCGATCTGCTGTCCATGGGCGGTTCGGCGCAGCGCACCTGGGAGCACGCCGTGCCGAAGGTACCGGCGGCCGGACCGCGGATCAGTGTGCAGTTCCGCGCCGCCGGAGTGCGCTGA
- a CDS encoding LLM class F420-dependent oxidoreductase, which translates to MRFGLFLPQGWRFDLVGIDPADHWSVMNGLAQHADAGPWDSVWVYDHFHTTPVPSREATHEAWSLMSAFAATTTTVKLGQMCTAMSYRNPAYLAKVAATVDLISGGRAQMGIGGGWYEHEWRAYGYGFPSAGERLGRLDEGVQIMRQAWTDGVATLDGKYYQVDGAICEPRPLQAGGPPLWIAGGGEKKTLRIAAKYAQYTNFDGTFEGFTHKSEILRQHCAEVGTDFDAITRSANYNIAIGEAARDVQTRLDETRNRLLDHAPEAAVDATMGSFLGMPGVGTPADIVANLKRLEAEGMTYAICYFPEIAYDRTGLELFEREVIPAFA; encoded by the coding sequence GTGCGATTCGGACTCTTCCTCCCGCAAGGCTGGCGCTTCGACCTCGTCGGCATCGACCCGGCGGACCACTGGTCCGTCATGAACGGCCTGGCCCAGCACGCCGATGCCGGCCCCTGGGACTCCGTGTGGGTGTACGACCATTTCCACACCACTCCGGTCCCCAGCCGCGAGGCCACGCACGAGGCGTGGTCGCTGATGTCGGCCTTCGCCGCCACCACGACCACCGTCAAGCTCGGGCAGATGTGCACGGCCATGAGCTATCGCAACCCCGCCTACCTCGCCAAGGTCGCCGCCACCGTCGACCTGATCTCCGGCGGCCGTGCCCAGATGGGTATCGGCGGCGGCTGGTACGAGCACGAATGGCGCGCCTACGGCTACGGTTTCCCGTCGGCCGGGGAACGACTCGGCCGGCTCGACGAGGGCGTGCAGATCATGCGGCAGGCCTGGACCGACGGTGTGGCCACGTTGGACGGGAAGTACTACCAGGTGGACGGCGCGATCTGCGAGCCGCGGCCGCTGCAGGCCGGTGGCCCCCCGCTGTGGATCGCCGGCGGCGGCGAGAAGAAGACGCTGCGGATCGCCGCGAAGTACGCGCAGTACACCAACTTCGACGGCACCTTCGAGGGCTTCACGCACAAATCGGAGATCCTGCGGCAGCACTGCGCCGAGGTGGGCACCGATTTCGATGCCATCACCCGTTCGGCGAACTACAACATCGCGATCGGTGAGGCCGCCCGCGACGTGCAGACCCGGCTCGACGAGACCCGCAACCGGTTGCTCGACCACGCCCCCGAGGCAGCGGTCGACGCCACGATGGGCAGCTTCCTCGGTATGCCGGGCGTGGGTACCCCGGCGGATATCGTGGCCAACCTCAAGCGACTCGAGGCCGAAGGCATGACGTATGCCATCTGCTACTTCCCCGAGATCGCCTATGACCGAACAGGTCTGGAGCTGTTCGAACGCGAGGTCATCCCCGCGTTCGCCTGA
- a CDS encoding pyridoxal phosphate-dependent aminotransferase, protein MRTVHRLRPFMSTIFAEVSTLAVEHDAVNLGQGFPDTDGPAGMLAAAKTAIDGGMNQYPSGDGLPELRRAVAAQVQRDYGLGYDPNGEVLVTVGASEGIAAAVLGLVEPGREVILIEPFYDSYAATVAMAGAHRVVVPLVEDAGRYALDPAMLRAAVTEKTAAIIVNSPHNPTGTVLSHEDLQLVAAVCVERDLLCFTDEVYEHLLFDGRVHTPLATFEGMRERTVRISGAAKSFNVTGWKVGWITAPRELADACRAAKQWLTFTGAAPLQHAVAHALDSEGAWLAQLAPDLQAKRDLLTSALHETGFTVHPAEGTYFVCADARGLGYDDAGALCREMPGRIGVAAVPVSALADDHARWGHLLRFAFSKQADVLAEGTRRLAALGGRTR, encoded by the coding sequence ATGCGCACCGTCCACCGCCTCCGGCCCTTCATGTCCACGATCTTCGCCGAGGTCTCGACGCTCGCGGTGGAGCACGATGCGGTCAACCTGGGTCAGGGGTTCCCCGACACCGACGGCCCCGCCGGCATGCTCGCCGCGGCGAAGACGGCCATCGACGGCGGGATGAACCAATACCCGTCCGGCGACGGCCTTCCGGAGCTGCGCCGCGCCGTCGCCGCCCAGGTGCAGCGCGACTACGGCCTGGGCTACGACCCGAACGGCGAGGTATTGGTCACCGTCGGCGCGTCCGAGGGGATCGCGGCCGCCGTGCTGGGCCTCGTCGAACCCGGCCGCGAGGTGATCCTGATCGAGCCCTTCTACGATTCCTACGCCGCGACCGTGGCGATGGCCGGCGCACACCGCGTGGTCGTGCCGCTCGTCGAAGACGCCGGACGGTACGCCCTCGACCCCGCGATGCTCCGGGCGGCCGTCACCGAGAAGACGGCGGCGATCATCGTCAACTCCCCGCACAATCCCACCGGCACGGTGCTCTCGCACGAAGACCTGCAGCTCGTCGCCGCTGTGTGCGTCGAACGCGATCTGCTCTGCTTCACCGACGAGGTCTACGAGCATCTGCTCTTCGACGGCCGCGTGCACACACCGCTCGCGACGTTCGAGGGCATGCGCGAGCGCACCGTGCGGATCTCCGGTGCCGCGAAGTCCTTCAACGTGACCGGCTGGAAGGTCGGCTGGATCACGGCGCCGCGCGAGCTCGCGGACGCCTGCCGGGCGGCCAAGCAGTGGCTCACCTTCACCGGAGCGGCGCCGTTGCAGCACGCGGTGGCCCATGCTCTCGACTCCGAGGGCGCGTGGCTGGCCCAGCTCGCACCCGATCTGCAGGCCAAGCGCGACCTGCTCACCTCGGCGTTGCACGAGACCGGATTCACGGTGCATCCGGCGGAGGGCACGTACTTCGTGTGCGCCGACGCCCGGGGGCTCGGCTACGACGATGCGGGCGCGCTGTGCCGCGAGATGCCCGGGCGGATCGGGGTGGCCGCGGTGCCCGTGAGCGCACTGGCCGACGACCACGCCCGCTGGGGGCACCTGCTGCGGTTCGCATTCAGCAAACAGGCCGATGTGCTGGCCGAGGGAACCCGCCGCCTGGCCGCACTCGGCGGCCGGACGCGGTGA
- a CDS encoding phytoene desaturase family protein, translating to MTSAVVVGSGPNGLTAAAVLAREGLDVTVIEAEPTIGGACRSDELRGTVVDRFSTGHPLAYASPALREVGLDVQWGTAPLDMAHPLFDGAGPGTLGTLADVPDCGPDVMAAFFGPLPALPTHPVAAMRWGPRFMAPASVTAAALGRVGGAVFAGVAAHGMVPQHLPMTSSLGYLLAGVRPWPVPIGGSQAIPDALARIVEGHGGTIRTGERVTRLPDADLVMLDTGVPGALDLLGERAPGWLRRRVRRWRFGPAAFKVDLVIDGGIPWLQEELRSAAFVHLGGTAREIAHKEQMVNRGRMPERPVMILSQQYLADPSRAAGSWVPVSMYVHCPNGFPGDLTESIVTEVERYAPGVRERIVEARSVGPAELEASNANLVGGDIAAGAAIPAQLIRRPTLFDPYRLTDGVYLCSAAAAPGPGVHGMVGLHAARAALRRL from the coding sequence ATGACCTCCGCCGTCGTCGTCGGATCCGGCCCCAACGGGCTCACTGCGGCCGCCGTGTTGGCCCGCGAGGGCCTCGATGTGACTGTGATCGAGGCCGAGCCGACCATCGGAGGAGCGTGTCGGTCCGATGAGCTGCGTGGCACCGTGGTCGACCGATTCTCGACCGGGCACCCTCTCGCGTACGCCTCCCCGGCCCTGCGCGAGGTGGGCCTCGACGTGCAGTGGGGTACCGCCCCACTCGATATGGCACACCCGCTGTTCGACGGAGCCGGGCCGGGCACGCTGGGGACGCTCGCCGACGTCCCCGACTGCGGGCCCGATGTGATGGCCGCGTTCTTCGGTCCACTGCCCGCATTGCCGACGCATCCGGTGGCGGCGATGCGGTGGGGTCCGCGGTTCATGGCGCCCGCATCGGTGACCGCAGCGGCGCTCGGCCGGGTGGGCGGCGCCGTGTTCGCCGGGGTGGCGGCACACGGGATGGTGCCGCAGCACCTGCCGATGACATCGTCGCTCGGCTACCTGTTGGCCGGGGTACGGCCTTGGCCGGTGCCGATCGGCGGCTCGCAGGCGATCCCGGACGCGCTGGCACGGATCGTCGAGGGGCACGGAGGCACCATCCGCACCGGTGAGCGCGTCACCCGGCTTCCCGACGCCGACCTCGTCATGCTCGACACCGGCGTGCCGGGCGCCCTCGACCTGCTGGGTGAGCGAGCCCCGGGGTGGCTGCGGCGGCGTGTTCGACGGTGGCGGTTCGGCCCCGCGGCGTTCAAGGTAGATCTGGTGATCGACGGTGGGATCCCTTGGTTACAGGAGGAATTGCGGTCTGCCGCGTTCGTTCACCTGGGCGGCACCGCCCGCGAGATCGCTCACAAGGAGCAGATGGTCAATCGCGGGAGGATGCCCGAGCGCCCGGTGATGATCCTGTCCCAGCAGTACCTGGCCGATCCATCCCGGGCTGCGGGTTCATGGGTGCCGGTATCGATGTATGTGCACTGCCCCAACGGCTTTCCCGGCGATCTCACCGAATCGATCGTGACCGAGGTGGAGCGGTACGCACCCGGCGTGCGCGAGCGGATCGTCGAGGCCCGGTCGGTGGGCCCCGCCGAACTGGAGGCGTCGAATGCGAACCTGGTGGGCGGCGATATCGCCGCCGGCGCCGCGATTCCCGCGCAGCTGATCCGGCGGCCGACACTGTTCGACCCCTACCGTCTGACCGACGGGGTGTACCTGTGCTCGGCCGCTGCTGCGCCCGGGCCCGGTGTGCACGGCATGGTCGGCCTGCATGCCGCGCGGGCTGCCCTGCGGCGGTTATAG
- a CDS encoding HNH endonuclease signature motif containing protein has protein sequence MSYDDAFDLGRRVTRPLPSEFASASGLTPAGAVARLRAIAAEANRLEAERHAVLSQLYLLRDDGRAVRAESNRRFVDDWDELIAECGAALGVGRGAASAAVHRAIDLRERFPRVFELFARGAIGMPQVRAVLRTAIAVLDDEVAAALDGRIAGWFEARLDQPGTVLTGPTVEQAATTILTRLDREAVPEKPSVAPAARLEFHARTDGAVDLEVVMSKAEGIRLSKSIAEMVQTVCRNDGRTSAQRQVAALVALAEGYETLGCQCPTENCPNREARPRNGAVAQQLKALAVIVLNESDAVASGSPAPESAEPGGAVVLTDDPGISGPVTAAQARALIDSCATSVRVLGRRDPVTGKIHVRGASGYRPTQYQLLVLRLTYPTCTFPGCSVPSSACQIDHVTEYDHHESAAGGRTEIGNLVPLCGFHHRIKTETGWLSDVLPDGGVEWHHPTGATWVVPPGSARDLFPGLGTLAWDTSARDTEREDRGAERPTSGGFGGHARRRAAQRRRLRAMHRRLRHLRAARKTQEQEAALREAASSLGHEPDSFLPAAPPF, from the coding sequence ATGAGCTACGATGACGCATTCGATCTCGGACGGCGGGTCACACGGCCGCTGCCGTCCGAGTTCGCCAGTGCGTCGGGGCTCACTCCGGCTGGTGCCGTCGCGCGGCTGCGGGCGATCGCCGCGGAGGCGAATCGATTGGAGGCGGAACGGCACGCCGTGCTCTCACAGCTGTACCTGCTGCGTGATGATGGCCGCGCCGTCCGCGCGGAATCCAACCGCCGGTTCGTGGACGACTGGGACGAGCTGATCGCCGAATGCGGTGCAGCGCTGGGCGTCGGGCGTGGCGCGGCGTCGGCTGCCGTGCATCGCGCTATTGATCTGCGCGAACGGTTTCCGCGGGTGTTCGAACTGTTCGCCCGCGGTGCGATCGGCATGCCGCAGGTCCGGGCGGTTCTCCGCACGGCGATCGCTGTCCTGGACGACGAGGTGGCCGCCGCGCTCGACGGGCGGATCGCCGGGTGGTTCGAGGCCCGGCTGGACCAGCCGGGAACGGTTCTCACCGGCCCCACGGTCGAGCAGGCCGCCACCACCATCCTGACCAGGCTCGATCGCGAAGCGGTGCCCGAGAAACCGTCGGTCGCACCCGCCGCCCGGCTCGAGTTCCACGCCCGCACGGACGGCGCGGTCGATCTCGAGGTGGTGATGAGCAAGGCTGAGGGCATTCGACTGTCGAAGTCGATCGCCGAGATGGTGCAGACGGTGTGTCGCAATGACGGCCGCACCTCGGCGCAGCGCCAGGTGGCCGCTCTGGTCGCGCTGGCCGAGGGCTACGAAACCCTTGGTTGCCAGTGCCCCACCGAGAATTGTCCTAACCGCGAGGCACGCCCGCGCAATGGTGCCGTCGCGCAGCAGCTCAAGGCGCTCGCCGTGATCGTGCTGAACGAGTCGGATGCGGTCGCGTCGGGTTCTCCGGCACCGGAGTCGGCCGAGCCGGGTGGCGCCGTGGTCCTCACGGACGATCCGGGGATATCCGGCCCGGTCACCGCCGCGCAGGCGCGGGCACTCATCGACTCGTGCGCCACCTCGGTGCGGGTGCTCGGCCGCCGCGATCCGGTCACCGGGAAGATCCACGTCAGGGGCGCATCCGGGTACCGGCCCACGCAGTACCAGCTACTCGTGCTCCGACTGACGTATCCCACCTGCACCTTCCCCGGCTGCTCGGTGCCCTCGTCGGCGTGCCAGATCGACCACGTCACCGAGTACGACCACCACGAGTCCGCGGCGGGCGGCCGCACCGAGATCGGGAACCTGGTTCCGCTCTGCGGTTTCCACCACCGGATCAAGACGGAGACGGGCTGGCTTTCTGATGTCCTGCCCGACGGCGGTGTCGAATGGCACCACCCCACCGGCGCCACGTGGGTGGTGCCGCCCGGTTCGGCGCGCGATCTCTTTCCCGGGCTCGGCACGCTGGCCTGGGACACCTCTGCCCGCGACACGGAGCGCGAGGACCGTGGGGCCGAGCGCCCGACATCCGGTGGGTTCGGCGGCCACGCCCGCCGTCGCGCCGCGCAGCGCAGGCGTCTGCGCGCGATGCACCGCCGCCTCCGGCACCTGCGAGCCGCGCGGAAGACGCAGGAACAGGAAGCCGCGCTCCGCGAGGCCGCGAGTAGTCTGGGCCACGAACCCGACAGCTTCCTGCCGGCTGCTCCCCCGTTCTGA
- a CDS encoding DNA repair helicase XPB → MTDGPLIVQSDKTLLLEVDHDQADAARAAIAPFAELERAPEHVHTYRVTPLALWNARAAGHDAEQVVDALVTFSRYPVPQPLLVDVVDTMSRYGRLQLVKSPVHGLTLVSLDRAVLEEVLRHKKIAPMVGARIDDDTVVVHPSERGHLKQLLLKVGWPAEDLAGYVDGESHPIALDTETDPWELRDYQKTAADSFWLGGSGVVVLPCGAGKTMVGAAAMARAQATTLILVTNTVAGRQWKRELLARTSLTEEEIGEYSGEKKEIRPVTIATYQVLTRKSKGEYKNLDLFDSRDWGLMIYDEVHLLPAPVFRMTADLQSRRRLGLTATLVREDGREGDVFSLIGPKRYDAPWKDIEAQGWIAPADCVEVRVTLTENQRMQYATAEPDERYKLASTAPAKSAVVKAILERHRGAQTLVIGAYIDQLEELGAALDAPVIQGSTKTKEREALFDAFRRGEISTLVVSKVANFSIDLPEASVAVQVSGTFGSRQEEAQRLGRLLRPKHDGGTAHFYSVVSRDTLDAEYAAHRQRFLAEQGYAYRIVDADDLLGPAVGETAD, encoded by the coding sequence ATGACCGACGGACCCCTCATCGTCCAGTCCGATAAGACCCTCCTGCTGGAGGTGGACCACGACCAGGCCGATGCGGCCCGTGCCGCGATCGCGCCTTTCGCCGAACTGGAACGTGCACCGGAGCACGTGCACACGTACCGGGTGACGCCGCTGGCGCTGTGGAACGCGCGGGCCGCAGGGCACGACGCGGAGCAGGTGGTGGACGCTCTGGTCACCTTCTCCCGCTACCCGGTGCCGCAACCGCTGCTGGTAGACGTGGTCGACACCATGAGCCGGTACGGCCGGCTGCAACTGGTGAAGAGCCCGGTGCACGGGCTCACCCTGGTCTCGCTGGATCGCGCGGTGCTGGAGGAGGTGCTGCGGCACAAGAAGATCGCGCCGATGGTGGGCGCCCGCATCGACGACGACACCGTGGTGGTGCACCCGTCCGAGCGCGGCCACCTCAAGCAACTGCTGCTCAAGGTGGGCTGGCCCGCCGAGGATCTCGCCGGTTACGTGGACGGCGAATCGCACCCCATCGCGTTGGACACGGAAACCGATCCGTGGGAGCTGCGCGACTACCAGAAGACGGCGGCGGACTCGTTCTGGCTGGGCGGTTCCGGTGTCGTGGTCCTGCCCTGTGGCGCGGGTAAGACGATGGTGGGCGCGGCTGCCATGGCGCGAGCGCAGGCCACCACGCTGATCTTGGTGACGAACACGGTCGCGGGACGGCAGTGGAAGCGGGAGCTGCTGGCGCGCACATCGCTCACCGAGGAGGAGATCGGCGAGTACTCGGGCGAGAAGAAGGAGATCCGCCCGGTCACCATCGCCACGTATCAGGTGCTCACGCGGAAGTCGAAGGGCGAGTACAAGAACCTCGACCTGTTCGATTCGCGGGACTGGGGCCTGATGATCTACGACGAGGTGCATCTACTGCCCGCGCCGGTGTTCCGGATGACCGCCGACCTGCAGTCCCGCCGGCGCCTGGGCCTCACGGCGACGTTGGTACGCGAGGACGGCCGCGAGGGCGATGTCTTCTCGCTGATCGGACCCAAGCGCTACGACGCACCGTGGAAGGACATCGAGGCGCAGGGCTGGATCGCGCCCGCGGACTGCGTCGAGGTGCGGGTGACGCTCACCGAGAACCAGCGGATGCAGTACGCCACCGCCGAGCCCGACGAGCGGTACAAACTGGCCTCGACCGCACCCGCGAAATCCGCTGTGGTGAAGGCGATCCTGGAGCGGCATCGGGGCGCGCAGACGCTGGTGATCGGTGCGTACATCGATCAGTTGGAGGAGCTGGGCGCCGCGCTCGACGCCCCGGTGATCCAGGGCTCCACCAAGACGAAGGAGCGCGAGGCGCTCTTCGACGCCTTCCGTCGCGGCGAGATCTCCACGCTGGTGGTGAGCAAGGTGGCGAACTTCTCCATCGATCTACCGGAAGCCTCGGTGGCCGTGCAGGTCTCGGGCACGTTCGGGTCGCGGCAGGAGGAGGCGCAGCGCCTGGGCCGGCTGCTGCGCCCCAAGCACGACGGTGGCACGGCGCACTTCTACTCGGTGGTCTCGCGCGACACCCTGGACGCCGAGTACGCGGCACACCGGCAGCGCTTCCTCGCCGAGCAGGGCTACGCCTACCGGATCGTCGATGCCGACGATCTGCTCGGCCCCGCTGTCGGCGAAACCGCGGACTGA
- a CDS encoding YqeB family protein has protein sequence MTTTEQTRVGLPHALQAAVVIATTAAGAVLGLIVRGLVSWLERTVDGSPGPLRIAAQLPTGVAVGVLAIAGLIGGFVLLGMWQNEVARLTVASDHLEVEAGGHRRWIDADEVGEVFLGRGGELTILDRRGGLLAAASTDGVPTGRIARALGDAGYPWRGNADPYEGDYTRFVQGRGDAAPDVADLLRERAVARAEKRGPTAHDLRLRLGERGVVVRDNGDEQEFRLARHNG, from the coding sequence ATGACCACCACCGAGCAGACCCGGGTCGGGCTGCCACACGCCCTGCAGGCGGCCGTCGTCATCGCCACCACCGCGGCCGGGGCCGTCCTCGGACTGATCGTGCGGGGCCTCGTCTCCTGGTTGGAGCGCACCGTGGACGGGTCGCCGGGCCCACTGCGGATCGCCGCCCAACTCCCCACCGGTGTCGCCGTCGGCGTGCTCGCGATCGCAGGCCTGATCGGCGGGTTCGTACTGCTGGGGATGTGGCAGAACGAGGTCGCGCGACTCACGGTCGCGAGCGATCACCTGGAGGTCGAGGCGGGCGGTCACCGCCGCTGGATCGACGCCGACGAGGTGGGGGAGGTATTCCTCGGGCGGGGCGGCGAGCTGACGATCCTGGACCGACGGGGCGGCCTGCTCGCCGCCGCGAGCACCGACGGGGTGCCCACAGGGAGGATCGCCAGGGCCCTCGGCGACGCCGGTTACCCGTGGCGCGGGAACGCCGATCCCTACGAGGGCGACTACACGCGCTTCGTGCAGGGCCGCGGTGATGCGGCTCCCGACGTGGCCGACCTGCTGCGCGAGCGCGCCGTGGCCCGCGCGGAGAAGCGCGGCCCCACAGCTCACGACCTGCGGCTGCGCCTCGGCGAGCGTGGCGTGGTGGTGCGCGATAACGGCGACGAGCAGGAATTCCGTCTCGCGCGGCACAATGGATAG
- a CDS encoding TetR/AcrR family transcriptional regulator produces MARTVDPALTARRRAAILAAAAAEFSAAGFERARASDIAARAGVSSGTVFYYFTDKAGLFRALFGGDIERYEHMRARAFAEADPADGVRLMLDALTDSATDPVAPGLMAELIRRIGADPELAEIVATSDGIARDTLAELIGRGQANGTVDPALDPAHAAMFLISITDGAHLAGGDVRPDVQRAAFAYLAPEGAS; encoded by the coding sequence ATGGCCCGCACCGTCGACCCCGCGCTCACCGCACGCCGCCGCGCCGCCATCCTGGCCGCAGCGGCCGCGGAGTTCTCCGCCGCCGGTTTCGAGCGCGCCCGCGCGAGCGATATCGCGGCCCGGGCCGGGGTCAGCTCCGGCACCGTCTTCTACTACTTCACCGATAAGGCCGGCCTGTTCCGCGCCCTGTTCGGCGGCGATATCGAGCGCTACGAACACATGCGCGCCCGCGCGTTCGCCGAGGCCGATCCGGCCGACGGCGTGCGACTGATGCTCGACGCCCTCACCGACAGCGCGACCGATCCGGTGGCACCCGGCCTGATGGCCGAGCTGATCCGCCGCATCGGCGCCGATCCCGAGCTGGCCGAGATCGTCGCCACGTCGGACGGGATCGCGCGCGACACGCTCGCCGAGCTGATCGGCCGGGGGCAGGCCAACGGCACCGTCGACCCCGCGCTCGACCCGGCCCACGCCGCGATGTTCCTGATCTCGATCACCGACGGCGCGCACCTCGCCGGCGGTGACGTCCGGCCGGACGTGCAGCGCGCCGCGTTCGCCTATCTCGCACCGGAGGGAGCGTCATGA